The following proteins come from a genomic window of Miscanthus floridulus cultivar M001 chromosome 2, ASM1932011v1, whole genome shotgun sequence:
- the LOC136524292 gene encoding folylpolyglutamate synthase-like isoform X1 encodes MSRCSRLVWEGSMMQLMWSEHLSFVEYHPLGNTLGEIAGEKAGILKKGVLAYTVPQPEEAMSVLMQRASELGVSLQVVQPLDPQKLEDQPLGLHGEHQYMNAGLAVALANTWLERQGHLNRIHAKHSGALPDQFIKGLSSACLQGRAQIVPDPQVNSENDKDRDSSLVFYLDGAHSPESMEMCARWFAHVTNNDGMQTGSLEQPHTDRDSRKFLLFNCMTVRDPQRLLPRLLDTCAQNGLHFEQALFVPNQSQYNKLGSLASPPSEREQIDLSWQLSLQKVWENLPHGNKGRNDANSSRTSSVFESLPLAIKWLRETAQQNQSIQFQVLVAGSLHLVGDVLRLLKK; translated from the exons ATGTCGCGGTGCTCGAGGTTGGTTTGGGAGGGAAGTATGATGCAACTAATGTG GTCAGAGCACCTGTCGTTTGTGGAGTATCATCCCTTGG GAAACACACTTGGAGAAATTGCTGGAGAGAAGGCTGGGATACTTAAG AAAGGAGTTTTGGCGTATACAGTTCCACAGCCAGAAGAGGCAATGTCTGTACTGATGCAGCGAGCTTCTGAGTTGGGT GTTTCTCTTCAAGTAGTCCAGCCTTTGGACCCACAGAAATTAGAGGATCAACCTCTTGGACTCCATGGTGAACACCAATACATGAATGCAGGTCTTGCAGTTGCATTGGCTAATACCTGGCTTGAGAGGCAAGGCCATTTGAACAGAATACATGCCAAACATTCT GGCGCCTTGCCAGATCAGTTCATCAAAGGGCTGTCAAGTGCTTGTCTGCAAGGTCGAGCACAGATTGTTCCAGATCCACAAGTGAACTCAGAAAACGATAAGGATCGTGATTCTTCATTGGTTTTCTATTTGGATGGGGCACATAGTCCAGAAAGCATGGAAATGTGTGCAAGATGGTTTGCCCACGTTACAAATAATGATGGAATGCAGACAGGTTCTTTGGAGCAGCCTCATACTGACAGGGATTCTAGGAAG TTTCTCCTTTTCAATTGCATGACTGTAAGAGATCCTCAGAGATTGCTCCCACGTCTTCTAGATACATGTGCTCAAAATG GGCTCCACTTTGAGCAGGCCTTATTTGTGCCAAACCAATCACAGTACAACAAGCTTGGTTCCCTTGCATCCCCACCTTCCGAGCGTGAACAAATTGATCTGTCATGGCAGTTGTCACTCCAAAAGGTGTGGGAAAACCTGCCTCATGGCAATAAAG GTCGAAATGATGCAAACTCTAGCAGAACTAGCTCAGTTTTTGAATCTCTTCCGTTGGCAATTAAATGGCTAAGGGAAACTGCTCAACAAAACCAATCGATTCAATTTCAG GTCTTAGTTGCTGGCTCCCTGCACCTTGTTGGCGATGTATTGAGATTGCTCAAGAAGTAA
- the LOC136524292 gene encoding folylpolyglutamate synthase-like isoform X3 produces the protein MSRCSRLVWEGSMMQLMWSEHLSFVEYHPLGNTLGEIAGEKAGILKKGVLAYTVPQPEEAMSVLMQRASELGVSLQVVQPLDPQKLEDQPLGLHGEHQYMNAGLAVALANTWLERQGHLNRIHAKHSGALPDQFIKGLSSACLQGRAQIVPDPQVNSENDKDRDSSLVFYLDGAHSPESMEMCARWFAHVTNNDGMQTGSLEQPHTDRDSRKGSTLSRPYLCQTNHSTTSLVPLHPHLPSVNKLICHGSCHSKRCGKTCLMAIKVEMMQTLAELAQFLNLFRWQLNG, from the exons ATGTCGCGGTGCTCGAGGTTGGTTTGGGAGGGAAGTATGATGCAACTAATGTG GTCAGAGCACCTGTCGTTTGTGGAGTATCATCCCTTGG GAAACACACTTGGAGAAATTGCTGGAGAGAAGGCTGGGATACTTAAG AAAGGAGTTTTGGCGTATACAGTTCCACAGCCAGAAGAGGCAATGTCTGTACTGATGCAGCGAGCTTCTGAGTTGGGT GTTTCTCTTCAAGTAGTCCAGCCTTTGGACCCACAGAAATTAGAGGATCAACCTCTTGGACTCCATGGTGAACACCAATACATGAATGCAGGTCTTGCAGTTGCATTGGCTAATACCTGGCTTGAGAGGCAAGGCCATTTGAACAGAATACATGCCAAACATTCT GGCGCCTTGCCAGATCAGTTCATCAAAGGGCTGTCAAGTGCTTGTCTGCAAGGTCGAGCACAGATTGTTCCAGATCCACAAGTGAACTCAGAAAACGATAAGGATCGTGATTCTTCATTGGTTTTCTATTTGGATGGGGCACATAGTCCAGAAAGCATGGAAATGTGTGCAAGATGGTTTGCCCACGTTACAAATAATGATGGAATGCAGACAGGTTCTTTGGAGCAGCCTCATACTGACAGGGATTCTAGGAAG GGCTCCACTTTGAGCAGGCCTTATTTGTGCCAAACCAATCACAGTACAACAAGCTTGGTTCCCTTGCATCCCCACCTTCCGAGCGTGAACAAATTGATCTGTCATGGCAGTTGTCACTCCAAAAGGTGTGGGAAAACCTGCCTCATGGCAATAAAG GTCGAAATGATGCAAACTCTAGCAGAACTAGCTCAGTTTTTGAATCTCTTCCGTTGGCAATTAAATGGCTAA
- the LOC136524292 gene encoding folylpolyglutamate synthase-like isoform X2 yields the protein MEILGNTLGEIAGEKAGILKKGVLAYTVPQPEEAMSVLMQRASELGVSLQVVQPLDPQKLEDQPLGLHGEHQYMNAGLAVALANTWLERQGHLNRIHAKHSGALPDQFIKGLSSACLQGRAQIVPDPQVNSENDKDRDSSLVFYLDGAHSPESMEMCARWFAHVTNNDGMQTGSLEQPHTDRDSRKFLLFNCMTVRDPQRLLPRLLDTCAQNGLHFEQALFVPNQSQYNKLGSLASPPSEREQIDLSWQLSLQKVWENLPHGNKGRNDANSSRTSSVFESLPLAIKWLRETAQQNQSIQFQVLVAGSLHLVGDVLRLLKK from the exons ATGGAAATTCTTG GAAACACACTTGGAGAAATTGCTGGAGAGAAGGCTGGGATACTTAAG AAAGGAGTTTTGGCGTATACAGTTCCACAGCCAGAAGAGGCAATGTCTGTACTGATGCAGCGAGCTTCTGAGTTGGGT GTTTCTCTTCAAGTAGTCCAGCCTTTGGACCCACAGAAATTAGAGGATCAACCTCTTGGACTCCATGGTGAACACCAATACATGAATGCAGGTCTTGCAGTTGCATTGGCTAATACCTGGCTTGAGAGGCAAGGCCATTTGAACAGAATACATGCCAAACATTCT GGCGCCTTGCCAGATCAGTTCATCAAAGGGCTGTCAAGTGCTTGTCTGCAAGGTCGAGCACAGATTGTTCCAGATCCACAAGTGAACTCAGAAAACGATAAGGATCGTGATTCTTCATTGGTTTTCTATTTGGATGGGGCACATAGTCCAGAAAGCATGGAAATGTGTGCAAGATGGTTTGCCCACGTTACAAATAATGATGGAATGCAGACAGGTTCTTTGGAGCAGCCTCATACTGACAGGGATTCTAGGAAG TTTCTCCTTTTCAATTGCATGACTGTAAGAGATCCTCAGAGATTGCTCCCACGTCTTCTAGATACATGTGCTCAAAATG GGCTCCACTTTGAGCAGGCCTTATTTGTGCCAAACCAATCACAGTACAACAAGCTTGGTTCCCTTGCATCCCCACCTTCCGAGCGTGAACAAATTGATCTGTCATGGCAGTTGTCACTCCAAAAGGTGTGGGAAAACCTGCCTCATGGCAATAAAG GTCGAAATGATGCAAACTCTAGCAGAACTAGCTCAGTTTTTGAATCTCTTCCGTTGGCAATTAAATGGCTAAGGGAAACTGCTCAACAAAACCAATCGATTCAATTTCAG GTCTTAGTTGCTGGCTCCCTGCACCTTGTTGGCGATGTATTGAGATTGCTCAAGAAGTAA